Proteins from a single region of Haloplanus sp. GDY1:
- a CDS encoding ATP-dependent helicase codes for MDRPEEGVVDALADCDVDASAAADADVLELLDPAVRDWWIDRFGEYVPENGGFFTPPQREAIPLVAEGEHALVCAPTGSGKTLAAFTAIINELFRRERAGGLENAVYCLYVSPLKALANDVHRNLAEPLDGIRERLAARGESTSVRHATRHGDTDDAERRAMLAETPHVLNTTPETLAILLNSPKFREKLRHVEYVVVDEIHALAATKRGTHLSVSLERLTELADGSPTRIGCSATVDPVGTMAEFLVGRESPGGPPRDCEVVDARFAREFDLQVDCPVDDLVATPGAVVRDRFYDRLDDLIDAHTNTLVFTNTRSGAERVLQALRDRHGYDESDSGCHHGSLSADRRQAVESALKAGDLDVVTTSTSLELGVDMPHVDLVVQVGSPKSVAALLQRVGRAGHQVGQVVEGRVVALDRDDLVECAVMARKAESGFVDRVFVPENAYDVAAQHVYGMAINRVRPEREVRGILRQAYPYRNFGDDDFETLFRYLTADYEGLAERDVYAKIWRDANDPPDGDHHHPEFDVGERLIGKRGRLARMIYLTNVGTIPDSFSCEVIVRGSDEWVGHLDEDYLDTLDPGDVFVIGGERFEFRYRRGSKVYVDRTNARPTVPSWYSERLPLAFDLAREILAFQRDVLDRLDAGGPPALRDWLRGDVLSERAVRALTRLYDRQVAFAGPAGVSTPDRIAIEEERDREEYRRRYYVHTVYGRRVNDGLSRLLAARCANQTTASVTVAVADNGFVLSMPLNRRLDVSGLLRGLDPDAVRADLRSALRGTDLRKRYFRIDATRSLMILKRYKGTEKSAARQQVESETLLSLADDLDDFAVIEETDRELLEDKLHVAGIESVLRRIRDGGIEVVERTVETPSPRAFGLATLAATDTVLADDEDAVLREFHERVTAEIEGDGDD; via the coding sequence ATGGACCGGCCCGAGGAGGGAGTCGTCGACGCGCTTGCCGACTGCGACGTCGACGCGTCGGCCGCGGCCGACGCCGACGTCCTCGAACTGCTCGACCCCGCCGTCCGCGACTGGTGGATCGACCGGTTCGGCGAGTACGTCCCCGAGAACGGCGGCTTCTTCACGCCGCCACAGCGCGAGGCCATCCCCCTCGTCGCCGAGGGGGAGCACGCGCTCGTCTGCGCGCCGACCGGGAGCGGCAAGACCCTCGCCGCCTTCACCGCCATCATCAACGAACTGTTCCGCCGGGAGCGGGCGGGCGGACTGGAGAACGCGGTGTACTGTCTCTACGTCTCGCCGCTGAAGGCGCTCGCGAACGACGTCCACCGGAACCTGGCGGAGCCCCTCGACGGGATTCGGGAGCGACTGGCGGCACGCGGCGAGTCGACGTCGGTGCGACACGCCACCCGCCACGGCGACACGGACGACGCCGAGCGGCGGGCGATGCTCGCCGAGACGCCACACGTCCTCAACACGACCCCGGAGACGCTCGCCATCCTGCTCAACTCGCCGAAGTTCCGCGAGAAACTCCGCCACGTGGAGTACGTCGTCGTCGACGAGATTCACGCGCTCGCGGCGACCAAGCGCGGCACCCACCTCTCGGTGTCGCTGGAGCGACTGACGGAACTGGCGGACGGCTCGCCGACCCGGATCGGCTGCTCGGCGACGGTCGACCCCGTCGGGACGATGGCCGAGTTCCTCGTCGGCCGGGAGTCGCCGGGCGGTCCGCCCCGCGACTGCGAGGTGGTCGACGCCCGCTTCGCCCGCGAGTTCGACCTGCAGGTCGACTGTCCGGTCGACGACCTCGTGGCCACGCCGGGGGCGGTCGTCCGCGACCGCTTTTACGACCGGCTCGACGACCTGATCGACGCCCACACCAACACGCTGGTGTTCACGAACACCCGGTCGGGCGCCGAGCGGGTGTTGCAGGCGCTGCGCGACCGCCACGGGTACGACGAGTCGGACTCCGGTTGTCACCACGGCAGCCTCTCGGCCGACCGGCGGCAGGCGGTCGAGTCGGCGCTGAAGGCCGGCGACCTCGACGTGGTGACCACTTCGACCAGCCTCGAACTCGGGGTCGACATGCCCCACGTCGACCTGGTGGTGCAGGTGGGGTCGCCGAAGTCGGTGGCGGCTCTCCTCCAGCGGGTGGGCCGCGCCGGCCACCAGGTCGGACAGGTCGTCGAGGGGCGGGTGGTCGCGCTGGACCGCGACGACCTGGTCGAGTGTGCCGTGATGGCCCGCAAGGCCGAGTCCGGGTTCGTCGACCGCGTGTTCGTCCCCGAGAACGCCTACGACGTGGCGGCACAGCACGTCTACGGGATGGCGATCAACCGCGTCCGCCCCGAACGCGAGGTGCGGGGGATCCTCCGGCAGGCCTACCCCTACCGGAACTTCGGCGACGACGACTTCGAGACGCTGTTTCGCTACCTCACCGCGGACTACGAGGGGCTGGCGGAGCGGGACGTGTACGCGAAGATCTGGCGGGACGCCAACGACCCGCCCGACGGCGACCACCACCACCCGGAGTTCGACGTCGGCGAGCGCCTGATCGGCAAGCGGGGGCGCCTCGCCCGGATGATCTACCTGACGAACGTCGGCACCATCCCCGACTCCTTCTCCTGTGAGGTGATCGTGCGGGGGAGCGACGAGTGGGTCGGCCACCTCGACGAGGACTACCTCGACACCCTCGACCCCGGCGACGTGTTCGTCATCGGCGGCGAGCGCTTCGAGTTCCGCTACCGCCGCGGGTCGAAGGTGTACGTCGACCGGACGAACGCCCGGCCGACGGTGCCCTCGTGGTACTCCGAGCGCCTGCCGCTCGCGTTCGACCTCGCGCGCGAAATCCTCGCCTTCCAGCGCGACGTCCTCGACCGCCTGGACGCCGGCGGGCCGCCCGCGCTCCGGGACTGGCTCCGCGGCGACGTCCTCTCCGAACGGGCGGTGCGCGCCCTCACCCGCCTCTACGATCGACAGGTCGCCTTCGCCGGGCCGGCGGGCGTCTCGACGCCCGACCGGATCGCGATCGAGGAGGAGCGCGACCGGGAGGAGTACCGCCGGCGCTACTACGTCCACACCGTCTATGGCCGGCGGGTCAACGACGGCCTCTCGCGCCTGCTGGCCGCGAGGTGTGCAAACCAGACCACCGCGAGCGTCACCGTCGCCGTCGCCGACAACGGGTTCGTCCTCTCGATGCCGCTGAACCGCCGGCTCGACGTCTCCGGGCTCCTCCGGGGCCTCGACCCCGACGCGGTCCGGGCGGACCTCCGGTCGGCCCTCCGCGGGACCGACCTCCGCAAGCGGTACTTCCGCATCGACGCCACGCGGTCGCTCATGATCCTGAAGCGGTACAAGGGCACGGAGAAGTCGGCGGCGCGCCAGCAGGTCGAGAGCGAGACGCTGCTGTCGCTGGCCGACGACCTCGACGACTTCGCGGTGATCGAGGAGACCGACCGCGAACTGCTGGAGGACAAACTCCACGTCGCGGGCATCGAGTCGGTCCTCCGGCGGATCCGCGACGGGGGGATCGAGGTGGTCGAGCGAACGGTCGAGACGCCCTCGCCCCGGGCGTTCGGCCTCGCGACGCTCGCGGCCACCGACACCGTCCTCGCGGACGACGAGGACGCCGTCCTCCGGGAGTTCCACGAGCGCGTGACGGCGGAGATCGAGGGTGACGGTGACGACTAG
- a CDS encoding ATP-dependent helicase — protein sequence MNLRGTILDVGEVRTVSTRHGERDLVETVIRPDGDGGQTTLPGAVDDRSVTVTLWGKWTHTADHAAEGMDLLVTDVETREDGSHATTGDSYVVVEPDFLVDVTDVRSWVQCPRMYYLNKLSGVPLAYPVVKGTIVHEVFGDLLRGRDLDSAVADHVEAAGLELGLLGREADEVRDEVRRNASAIEGWLAQDTLTDEDEWRSEYTLISPTFGIKGRADALRRGMPVELKTGKNTKRDPRFHDKIQAATYALLLGESGDPPDTGTLLYTKNAALDRSEASGDLSPAKEFSVGRGLLEFVVRTRNEIAAAEAERRVPTGYEADAKCEWCFEQDTCMVVSGRLDQESKAGQVGTAIPEAERAYFEEFYRAIEDERRAVHDEYRKLWEQSAAERADADRALIDLDPLGRRRLSGGDWELRARVPDGAVSKLREGDVALASSGDPIHGDAELGRIRSLGDEAVVTVDEPLDLRRLDVYPSELSVSRQLTALHDALLKGDPDRKDVLFGRRDPRFDDVTETFVDNNDAQNAAIRRSLGAEDFALVHGPPGTGKTYTIAHLIRALVDRGERVLLSAFTNRAVDNALDALREQGFEDVARIGTTTGVRDDMLDVRLERRGEPNDRAAALRSASVVAATTATCGSRTLREEEFDVAVVDEASQLTEPGTLLALNLADRFVLVGDHQQLPPVVQSGDERLATSLFERLHDEHPEAAVMLDRQYRMSQRIQAFASREFYDGALRPATPEVAGGTLADLPGVDGDRLPQELRQGVRFLDPGGRREGNANPVEADRVAAVVEEYLDAGVDPEDVVVIAPFRAQVAEIDRRVDVAVDTVDRFQGSSAEVVVVSFVATGDLDGPIFEDTRRVNVALTRAKKALVLVGDAAALESEPFYARMLDWARR from the coding sequence GTGAACCTCCGCGGGACGATTCTGGACGTTGGCGAGGTGCGGACCGTCTCGACGCGGCACGGCGAGCGCGACCTGGTCGAGACGGTGATCCGTCCCGACGGCGACGGCGGGCAGACGACGCTCCCCGGCGCCGTCGACGACCGGTCGGTGACGGTCACGCTGTGGGGGAAGTGGACACACACCGCCGACCACGCCGCCGAGGGGATGGACCTCCTCGTCACCGACGTCGAGACGCGGGAGGACGGGAGCCACGCCACGACCGGCGACTCCTACGTCGTCGTCGAACCCGACTTCCTCGTCGACGTGACCGACGTCCGGTCGTGGGTGCAGTGCCCGCGGATGTACTACCTGAACAAACTCTCGGGCGTGCCGCTCGCCTACCCGGTCGTCAAGGGGACCATCGTCCACGAGGTGTTCGGCGACCTGTTGCGGGGGCGTGACCTCGATTCGGCCGTCGCGGACCACGTCGAGGCGGCGGGCCTCGAACTCGGTCTGCTGGGGCGGGAGGCCGACGAGGTGCGCGACGAGGTGCGGCGGAACGCGTCGGCCATCGAGGGGTGGCTGGCACAGGACACCCTCACCGACGAGGACGAGTGGCGCTCGGAGTACACGCTCATCAGCCCCACCTTCGGCATCAAGGGGCGGGCCGACGCGCTCCGCCGCGGCATGCCCGTCGAACTCAAGACGGGCAAGAACACGAAGCGCGACCCGCGATTCCACGACAAGATCCAGGCGGCGACGTACGCCCTCCTGCTGGGCGAGTCGGGCGACCCGCCGGACACCGGGACGCTCCTCTACACGAAGAACGCGGCCCTCGACCGGTCGGAGGCGAGCGGCGACCTCTCGCCGGCCAAGGAGTTCTCGGTCGGGCGCGGACTGCTGGAGTTCGTCGTCCGCACGCGCAACGAGATCGCGGCCGCCGAGGCCGAGCGCCGCGTGCCGACTGGCTACGAGGCCGACGCGAAGTGCGAGTGGTGTTTCGAGCAGGACACCTGCATGGTCGTCTCCGGCCGCCTCGATCAGGAGTCGAAGGCCGGCCAGGTCGGGACCGCCATCCCCGAGGCGGAGCGCGCGTACTTCGAGGAGTTCTACCGCGCCATCGAGGACGAACGCCGGGCGGTCCACGACGAGTACCGGAAACTGTGGGAGCAGAGCGCGGCGGAACGCGCCGACGCCGACCGGGCGCTGATCGACCTCGACCCGCTCGGCCGCCGGCGACTGTCGGGCGGCGACTGGGAACTCCGGGCGCGGGTGCCGGACGGCGCCGTCTCGAAGCTCCGAGAGGGCGACGTGGCGCTCGCCAGTTCGGGCGACCCGATCCACGGCGACGCGGAACTCGGCCGCATCCGCTCGCTCGGCGACGAGGCGGTCGTCACGGTGGACGAACCGCTGGACCTGCGCCGTCTCGACGTCTACCCCTCGGAACTCTCCGTCTCCCGCCAACTGACGGCGCTCCACGACGCCCTGCTGAAGGGCGACCCCGACCGCAAGGACGTGCTCTTCGGGCGCCGCGACCCCCGATTCGACGACGTGACCGAGACGTTCGTCGACAACAACGACGCCCAGAACGCCGCGATCCGGCGGTCCCTGGGCGCCGAGGACTTCGCGCTCGTCCACGGCCCGCCGGGGACGGGCAAGACCTACACCATCGCCCACCTGATCCGGGCGCTGGTCGACCGGGGGGAGCGCGTCCTCCTCTCGGCGTTCACGAACCGCGCGGTCGACAACGCCCTCGACGCCCTCCGGGAACAGGGGTTCGAGGACGTGGCCCGCATCGGGACGACCACGGGCGTCCGCGATGACATGCTCGACGTGCGCCTCGAACGCCGGGGCGAGCCGAACGACCGGGCGGCCGCGCTCCGGTCGGCGTCCGTCGTCGCCGCCACCACCGCCACCTGTGGCTCCCGAACCCTCCGCGAGGAGGAGTTCGACGTGGCCGTCGTCGACGAGGCGTCCCAGTTGACGGAGCCGGGAACGTTGCTGGCGCTGAACCTCGCCGACCGGTTCGTCCTCGTGGGCGACCACCAGCAACTCCCGCCGGTGGTCCAGTCCGGCGACGAGCGACTCGCCACCTCGCTGTTCGAGCGCCTCCACGACGAACACCCCGAGGCGGCGGTCATGCTCGACCGCCAGTACCGCATGAGCCAGCGCATCCAGGCTTTCGCCTCCCGGGAGTTCTACGACGGCGCGCTCCGTCCCGCCACGCCCGAGGTGGCGGGCGGGACGCTCGCGGACCTGCCGGGCGTCGACGGCGACCGACTTCCCCAGGAACTCCGGCAGGGCGTCCGCTTTCTCGATCCCGGCGGCCGGCGCGAGGGCAACGCCAACCCCGTCGAGGCCGACCGGGTGGCCGCGGTCGTCGAGGAGTACCTCGACGCCGGCGTCGATCCCGAGGACGTCGTGGTGATCGCCCCCTTCCGGGCGCAGGTGGCGGAGATCGACCGCCGGGTCGACGTGGCCGTCGACACCGTCGACCGATTCCAGGGATCGAGCGCCGAGGTGGTGGTGGTCTCCTTCGTCGCCACCGGGGATCTGGACGGTCCCATCTTCGAGGACACCCGACGGGTGAACGTCGCGCTCACGCGGGCGAAGAAGGCGCTCGTCCTCGTGGGGGACGCGGCGGCGCTCGAATCCGAGCCGTTCTACGCCCGGATGCTGGACTGGGCGCGGCGCTAG
- a CDS encoding PKD domain-containing protein translates to MNYTNHGTFRRGLAALVAAMIALSTVGAVGIASADPTQVSVTQTPSTTTVGPGDQVTFTVQVDATDNNAPSVQANLPSGWTLISQNATGGATFKSSTNEWIWTSGGTHTVDYTVQVPSSASGDGTVTADLSAINPNDDSFVTASASSTVTVDAGPSNQAPSASFTYSPADPETDESVSFDASASTDPDGSIASYDWDFGDGATATGASPSHTYTSSGTYTVELTVTDDDGATATAQETVTVSDDQTQPSPDMETTVSMEPSSSQTFVGGTTAYDLVIDDANGGVGAYSATVSVDDAAVGGITDVELQGSPAGQTTNVDIAGDGSSVAIDAALMDTDDTGSVTVATITLQGSAAGSTDLSPSISAIGNEQGTSYTVAGTSGAMLSVTEKSTSVSLSPTSSEIATDDSTEYALVVDDANGGVGAYTATVSLDDASVGQITDVELLGNPAEQTSQVDIATDGSSVSIDAALMNTADSGSVTVATITVEGVNAGSTDLDTSVTALGDEDGNNYAVTGTNGASLTVTEVVVGDFANPVTNADADEQYEDINGDGNFNIVDVQALFANLDDDAIQNNPDKFDFNGDGTVNIVDVQALFFELTG, encoded by the coding sequence ATGAACTACACGAATCACGGCACGTTCAGACGGGGACTCGCCGCGCTCGTCGCGGCCATGATCGCGCTCTCGACCGTCGGAGCGGTCGGCATCGCGAGCGCGGACCCCACGCAGGTATCGGTTACACAGACACCGTCGACGACGACGGTCGGCCCCGGTGACCAGGTCACGTTCACGGTGCAGGTGGACGCGACGGACAACAACGCCCCGTCGGTGCAGGCGAACCTCCCGAGCGGGTGGACGCTGATCAGCCAGAACGCCACCGGGGGAGCGACGTTCAAGTCCTCGACCAACGAGTGGATCTGGACGTCCGGCGGGACACACACGGTCGATTACACCGTACAGGTCCCGTCGAGCGCCAGCGGCGACGGGACGGTGACGGCCGATCTGTCGGCGATCAACCCCAACGACGACAGCTTCGTCACCGCCTCCGCGTCGTCGACGGTCACGGTCGACGCGGGGCCGTCGAATCAGGCCCCGAGCGCCTCGTTCACCTACTCGCCGGCCGACCCGGAGACCGACGAGTCGGTGAGCTTCGACGCCTCGGCGTCGACCGACCCGGACGGCTCCATCGCGAGCTACGACTGGGACTTCGGCGACGGAGCGACCGCCACGGGCGCGTCGCCCTCGCACACCTACACCAGTAGCGGCACCTACACGGTCGAACTCACCGTCACGGACGACGACGGCGCGACGGCGACTGCCCAGGAGACGGTGACCGTCTCCGACGATCAGACGCAGCCCTCGCCCGACATGGAGACGACGGTGAGCATGGAGCCGTCGAGCAGCCAGACCTTCGTCGGCGGCACGACCGCGTACGACCTCGTGATCGACGACGCGAACGGCGGCGTCGGGGCGTACTCGGCCACGGTGTCGGTCGACGACGCGGCTGTCGGCGGGATCACCGACGTCGAGTTGCAGGGAAGCCCGGCCGGCCAGACGACGAACGTCGACATCGCCGGCGACGGCTCGTCGGTGGCCATCGACGCCGCGCTGATGGACACCGACGACACCGGGAGCGTGACCGTCGCGACGATCACGCTCCAGGGTAGCGCCGCGGGATCGACCGACCTCTCCCCCTCGATCAGCGCGATCGGGAACGAACAGGGGACCAGTTACACGGTCGCCGGCACCAGCGGCGCGATGCTCTCCGTCACGGAGAAGTCGACGTCGGTGAGCCTCTCGCCGACCAGCAGTGAGATCGCGACCGACGACTCGACCGAGTACGCCCTCGTGGTCGACGACGCGAACGGCGGCGTCGGCGCCTACACCGCGACCGTCTCGCTCGACGACGCGAGCGTCGGCCAGATCACCGACGTCGAACTGCTCGGCAACCCGGCCGAACAGACCTCGCAGGTCGACATCGCGACCGACGGCTCGTCGGTGTCCATCGACGCCGCGCTGATGAACACCGCCGACTCCGGGAGCGTGACCGTCGCCACCATCACCGTCGAAGGTGTGAACGCCGGCTCGACCGACCTCGACACCTCGGTCACGGCCCTCGGCGACGAGGACGGCAACAACTACGCCGTCACCGGCACCAACGGGGCGTCGCTCACCGTCACCGAGGTCGTCGTCGGCGACTTCGCCAACCCGGTGACCAACGCCGACGCAGACGAGCAGTACGAGGACATCAACGGCGACGGGAACTTCAACATCGTCGACGTCCAGGCCCTGTTCGCCAACCTCGACGACGACGCGATCCAGAACAACCCCGACAAGTTCGACTTCAACGGCGACGGGACGGTCAACATCGTCGACGTCCAGGCGCTCTTCTTCGAGCTGACCGGCTAG
- a CDS encoding hydrogenase maturation nickel metallochaperone HypA — translation MTGLLDGLRSWLGGRFGAGGEQADEEGAETTASNDRDGGSASAVAHRDDRPLETPATLDPSPPAGEPDGSPPADGRDAATADRDPGRVEIPDAEGGDAVSVPEAERTDAGGSGAPTDAGDGSGAGEGEASDPAAAEDADAFACSVCGTRAEDPSGGCPLCGSTDVRPVSGPSGGDSAEIGQGRTAVSEADDEAVDRLRDVRGGGE, via the coding sequence ATGACGGGGCTCCTCGACGGACTGCGCTCCTGGCTTGGCGGCCGCTTCGGTGCCGGCGGCGAGCAGGCAGACGAGGAGGGGGCGGAGACGACGGCCTCGAACGACCGGGACGGAGGGAGCGCGTCGGCCGTCGCCCACCGCGACGACCGGCCGCTGGAGACGCCGGCGACCCTCGATCCGTCGCCGCCGGCGGGGGAGCCCGACGGGTCGCCGCCGGCGGACGGGCGCGACGCCGCGACGGCCGACCGCGACCCGGGGCGGGTCGAGATTCCCGACGCCGAGGGAGGCGACGCCGTGTCCGTCCCGGAGGCCGAGCGGACGGACGCCGGGGGGAGCGGCGCGCCGACGGACGCCGGGGACGGATCCGGGGCGGGGGAGGGAGAGGCGTCCGATCCCGCGGCGGCCGAGGACGCCGACGCCTTCGCGTGTTCGGTGTGCGGGACGCGCGCCGAGGACCCGAGCGGTGGCTGCCCGCTCTGTGGCTCGACGGACGTGCGACCGGTGTCGGGTCCCTCGGGCGGTGACTCCGCCGAAATCGGGCAGGGACGGACGGCGGTGTCGGAGGCGGACGACGAGGCGGTCGACCGCCTCCGCGACGTTCGGGGCGGCGGTGAGTGA